The genomic interval TCATACAATGGTCTGAGATAGGGACTGACCTTTTCTGCTATGTCACCCGGCAGAAATCCTAATTTCTCACCGGCTTCAACCGCAGGCCTTACAAGGACTATTCTTGATACTTGTTTAGTCAAAAAGCCGTTGATAGCCATTGCCATTGCAAGATATGTCTTTCCTGTGCCTGCAGGTCCGATGCCAAAAACTATATCATATTTGTTTATCGCATCTATATACTGCCTTTGTGTTTCTGTTTTAGGGATTATAAATCTCTTTTTTGAAGAAACAGGGATATTGCCCTTAAAAAGATCCCTGATAGAAATCTCTTTGCCTTCTGTCAGAGATTTAACAGCATAACTAATGTCTTCAGGCTTTAGAATATATCCGTTTTTATTTACTTCCCGTATTTCGTGAATTACCTTTTCTGCCTTTTCGACATTTCCGTCTTCTCCATGGATAATAAGCTTATTACCCCTGACGCTGATTGCAACATCAAAGGAGTTTTCTATAACCTTCAGAGTCTTATCTATTCCACCATGAAGAAAAGGATATTCCTTCTCTTCATCCAGTTCAATTTCTATAGTTCTCGTAAACGCCCCCTTAGCCTGTCTTATTTTGCCGTTACAAAATTCTGCATTCCTGTTTTCTTTCGCATTGATACTGCTGCGATCTCGGCTTCTCGCTTACTTTTATATGTCCCTACTCTTACCCTGAAATATGGATCACCTTCTGCCTTGCTGACAATGTATGCCTTAATACCTTTTGAATTCAGGCTTTGCCGAAGCTGCTCAGCCCCTTCCTTATTAGGGAAGGCGCCAAACTGTATAGTATAAAGTTTTACGGATTTTGATGTTTTTGCAGGCACATTCTTTTTGGCTATACTCTTTACTGTATTTTTTTCTTTATTGGCAACAGCCGCATTCTCCTTTGTTTTTGTCTTTGTTTCGACTTTCACTTCATGGCCCTTCACCTCTGGGGAATCCTTCTCTTTCTGCTCGCTCTTATCCTCTGCAATCTCTTCTCCATGACTTTTCCCTGATTTACTCTCAGTAGTTTTCTGCTCCTTTGGCAACTCCTTTTCAGGCTCTGCTAACTTTTGAGGAGGTGGCTCCTGTGGAAATTCAGGAGGTTTTATCGAAGGTGCTATAGGTGCCTCTTTTGGAGTAGTTGAAGTGGTCTCCAGTACCCTTTTGTCTTCAGGAGGAAGTGATGGTTTTTGTTCTACATCTTTTTTAAGTTCTTCTTCTGTCTGTAAAATATTGCCGCCTTTATAACCCCAGAAATATCCAACTCCAAAACTCAATATAATTATGACAATAGCTCCAATAATCACGGTGCTTTTATTAAGCAGCAATATAGATGATCTTTCCGTCCCTCTGATTCTCATAAAATGAGCATAGCATCACCATAGGAAAAAAATCTATAGCCCATGGCAATCGCCTCCTTATAAGCATATAATATCTTCCTGAAACCTCTTAATGCAGATACAAGCATCAATGGCGTAGAACATGGAAGATGAAAATTGGTTACAAGCCCATCTATTGCCCTAAATTCATATCCGGGATATA from Dissulfurispira thermophila carries:
- a CDS encoding SPOR domain-containing protein produces the protein MRIRGTERSSILLLNKSTVIIGAIVIIILSFGVGYFWGYKGGNILQTEEELKKDVEQKPSLPPEDKRVLETTSTTPKEAPIAPSIKPPEFPQEPPPQKLAEPEKELPKEQKTTESKSGKSHGEEIAEDKSEQKEKDSPEVKGHEVKVETKTKTKENAAVANKEKNTVKSIAKKNVPAKTSKSVKLYTIQFGAFPNKEGAEQLRQSLNSKGIKAYIVSKAEGDPYFRVRVGTYKSKREAEIAAVSMRKKTGMQNFVTAK